In Dromiciops gliroides isolate mDroGli1 chromosome 4, mDroGli1.pri, whole genome shotgun sequence, one DNA window encodes the following:
- the AHCYL1 gene encoding S-adenosylhomocysteine hydrolase-like protein 1 isoform X2 — MSVPDAMPLPVAGVGVGVGEELKQAKEKEDAEKYSFMATVTKAPKKQIQFADDMQEFTKFPTKTGRRSLSRSISQSSTDSYSSAASYTDSSDDEVSPREKQQTNSKGSSNFCVKNIKQAEFGRREIEIAEQGLFYTGRESGNQRDLHDGVRQSMEKQKQVASAEDMSALISLRKRAQGEKPLAGAKIVGCTHITAQTAVLIETLCALGAQCRWSACNIYSTQNEVAAALAEAGVAVFAWKGESEDDFWWCIDRCVNMDGWQANMILDDGGDLTHWVYKKYPNVFKKIRGIVEESVTGVHRLYQLSKAGKLCVPAMNVNDSVTKQKFDNLYCCRESILDGLKRTTDVMFGGKQVVVCGYGEVGKGCCAALKALGAIVYITEIDPICALQACMDGFRVVKLNEVIRQVDVVITCTGNKNVVTREHLDRMKNSCIVCNMGHSNTEIDVTSLRTPELTWERVRSQVDHVIWPDGKRVVLLAEGRLLNLSCSTVPTFVLSITATTQALALIELYNAPEGRYKQDVYLLPKKMDEYVASLHLPSFDAHLTELTDDQAKYLGLNKNGPFKPNYYR; from the exons CAAATTCAATTTGCTGATGACATGCAGGAGTTCACCAAGTTCCCTACCAAGACTGGCCGAAGGTCCTTATCTCGTTCCATCTCACAATCCTCGACGGACAGCTATAGTTCAG CTGCATCCTATACAGACAGCTCTGATGATGAGGTTTCCCCTCGAGAGAAGCAACAAACCAACTCCAAGGGCAGCAGCAATTTTTGCGTGAAGAATATCAAACAAGCAGAATTTGGGCGCCGGGAGATTGAGATTGCTGAACAAG GCCTATTCTATACAGGGAGGGAGTCTGGGAACCAAAGAGACCTCCACGATGGGGTGAGACAGAGCATGGAAAAGCAGAAGCAAGTCGCTTCAGCTGAGG ACATGTCTGCTCTGATTTCACTCAGGAAACGTGCTCAGGGGGAGAAGCCCTTGGCTGGTGCTAAAATAGTTGGCTGTACACACATCACGGCCCAGACTGCA GTGTTGATTGAGACACTCTGTGCCCTAGGGGCTCAGTGCCGCTGGTCTGCCTGTAACATCTACTCCACTCAGAATGAGGTTGCAGCTGCATTAGCAGAAGCAG GTGTTGCAGTGTTTGCATGGAAGGGAGAGTCAGAGGATGACTTCTGGTGGTGCATTGACCGCTGTGTGAACATGGATGGTTGGCAAGCCAACATG ATCCTGGATGATGGGGGAGACTTAACTCACTGGGTTTATAAGAAGTACCCAAACGTGTTTAAGAAGATCCGAGGCATTGTGGAGGAGAGCGTGACTGGTGTGCACAG GCTGTACCAGCTCTCCAAAGCTGGCAAGCTCTGTGTTCCAGCCATGAATGTCAATGACTCTGTTACCAAACAGAAGTTTGATAATCTGTACTGCTGCCGAGAGTCCATTTTGGATGG CCTCAAGAGGACCACAGATGTGATGTTTGGAGGGAAGCAAGTGGTGGTGTGTGGGTACGGCGAG GTGGGAAAGGGATGTTGTGCTGCTCTGAAGGCCCTTGGAGCAATAGTCTACATCACAGAGATTGACCCTATCTGTGCTCTTCAGGCCTG TATGGACGGGTTCCGGGTGGTGAAGTTAAATGAAGTCATTCGGCAAGTGGACGTGGTGATAACTTGTACAG gaAATAAAAATGTGGTGACTCGGGAACATTTGGACCGAATGAAGAATAGCTGCATCGTGTGCAACATGGGCCACTCCAATACCGAAATTGATGTA ACAAGCCTCCGGACACCGGAATTGACCTGGGAGCGAGTTCGCTCTCAGGTGGACCATGTCATTTGGCCAGATGGCAAGCGTGTTGTCCTCCTGGCAGAG GGTCGCCTGCTCAACCTGAGCTGTTCAACAGTTCCCACTTTCGTTCTTTCTATCACAGCTACGACCCAG GCCTTGGCTCTGATAGAACTCTACAATGCCCCAGAAGGACGCTACAAACAGGATGTGTACTTGCTGCCCAAGAAGATGG ATGAATATGTGGCCAGTTTGCACCTGCCTTCATTTGATGCCCACCTGACAGAGCTGACAGATGACCAAGCAAAATATCTGGGACTCAACAAAAATGGGCCATTCAAGCCCAATTATTACAGGTAA
- the AHCYL1 gene encoding S-adenosylhomocysteine hydrolase-like protein 1 isoform X1 — MSVPDAMPLPVAGVGVGVGEELKQAKEKEDAEKYSFMATVTKAPKKQIQFADDMQEFTKFPTKTGRRSLSRSISQSSTDSYSSAASYTDSSDDEVSPREKQQTNSKGSSNFCVKNIKQAEFGRREIEIAEQGLFYTGRESGNQRDLHDGVRQSMEKQKQVASAEDMSALISLRKRAQGEKPLAGAKIVGCTHITAQTAVLIETLCALGAQCRWSACNIYSTQNEVAAALAEAGVAVFAWKGESEDDFWWCIDRCVNMDGWQANMILDDGGDLTHWVYKKYPNVFKKIRGIVEESVTGVHRLYQLSKAGKLCVPAMNVNDSVTKQKFDNLYCCRESILDGLKRTTDVMFGGKQVVVCGYGEVGKGCCAALKALGAIVYITEIDPICALQACMDGFRVVKLNEVIRQVDVVITCTGNKNVVTREHLDRMKNSCIVCNMGHSNTEIDVTSLRTPELTWERVRSQVDHVIWPDGKRVVLLAEGRLLNLSCSTVPTFVLSITATTQALALIELYNAPEGRYKQDVYLLPKKMDEYVASLHLPSFDAHLTELTDDQAKYLGLNKNGPFKPNYYRY, encoded by the exons CAAATTCAATTTGCTGATGACATGCAGGAGTTCACCAAGTTCCCTACCAAGACTGGCCGAAGGTCCTTATCTCGTTCCATCTCACAATCCTCGACGGACAGCTATAGTTCAG CTGCATCCTATACAGACAGCTCTGATGATGAGGTTTCCCCTCGAGAGAAGCAACAAACCAACTCCAAGGGCAGCAGCAATTTTTGCGTGAAGAATATCAAACAAGCAGAATTTGGGCGCCGGGAGATTGAGATTGCTGAACAAG GCCTATTCTATACAGGGAGGGAGTCTGGGAACCAAAGAGACCTCCACGATGGGGTGAGACAGAGCATGGAAAAGCAGAAGCAAGTCGCTTCAGCTGAGG ACATGTCTGCTCTGATTTCACTCAGGAAACGTGCTCAGGGGGAGAAGCCCTTGGCTGGTGCTAAAATAGTTGGCTGTACACACATCACGGCCCAGACTGCA GTGTTGATTGAGACACTCTGTGCCCTAGGGGCTCAGTGCCGCTGGTCTGCCTGTAACATCTACTCCACTCAGAATGAGGTTGCAGCTGCATTAGCAGAAGCAG GTGTTGCAGTGTTTGCATGGAAGGGAGAGTCAGAGGATGACTTCTGGTGGTGCATTGACCGCTGTGTGAACATGGATGGTTGGCAAGCCAACATG ATCCTGGATGATGGGGGAGACTTAACTCACTGGGTTTATAAGAAGTACCCAAACGTGTTTAAGAAGATCCGAGGCATTGTGGAGGAGAGCGTGACTGGTGTGCACAG GCTGTACCAGCTCTCCAAAGCTGGCAAGCTCTGTGTTCCAGCCATGAATGTCAATGACTCTGTTACCAAACAGAAGTTTGATAATCTGTACTGCTGCCGAGAGTCCATTTTGGATGG CCTCAAGAGGACCACAGATGTGATGTTTGGAGGGAAGCAAGTGGTGGTGTGTGGGTACGGCGAG GTGGGAAAGGGATGTTGTGCTGCTCTGAAGGCCCTTGGAGCAATAGTCTACATCACAGAGATTGACCCTATCTGTGCTCTTCAGGCCTG TATGGACGGGTTCCGGGTGGTGAAGTTAAATGAAGTCATTCGGCAAGTGGACGTGGTGATAACTTGTACAG gaAATAAAAATGTGGTGACTCGGGAACATTTGGACCGAATGAAGAATAGCTGCATCGTGTGCAACATGGGCCACTCCAATACCGAAATTGATGTA ACAAGCCTCCGGACACCGGAATTGACCTGGGAGCGAGTTCGCTCTCAGGTGGACCATGTCATTTGGCCAGATGGCAAGCGTGTTGTCCTCCTGGCAGAG GGTCGCCTGCTCAACCTGAGCTGTTCAACAGTTCCCACTTTCGTTCTTTCTATCACAGCTACGACCCAG GCCTTGGCTCTGATAGAACTCTACAATGCCCCAGAAGGACGCTACAAACAGGATGTGTACTTGCTGCCCAAGAAGATGG ATGAATATGTGGCCAGTTTGCACCTGCCTTCATTTGATGCCCACCTGACAGAGCTGACAGATGACCAAGCAAAATATCTGGGACTCAACAAAAATGGGCCATTCAAGCCCAATTATTACAG ATACTGA
- the AHCYL1 gene encoding S-adenosylhomocysteine hydrolase-like protein 1 isoform X4: MSVPDAMPLPVAGVGVGVGEELKQAKEKEDAEKYSFMATVTKAPKKQIQFADDMQEFTKFPTKTGRRSLSRSISQSSTDSYSSAASYTDSSDDEVSPREKQQTNSKGSSNFCVKNIKQAEFGRREIEIAEQDMSALISLRKRAQGEKPLAGAKIVGCTHITAQTAVLIETLCALGAQCRWSACNIYSTQNEVAAALAEAGVAVFAWKGESEDDFWWCIDRCVNMDGWQANMILDDGGDLTHWVYKKYPNVFKKIRGIVEESVTGVHRLYQLSKAGKLCVPAMNVNDSVTKQKFDNLYCCRESILDGLKRTTDVMFGGKQVVVCGYGEVGKGCCAALKALGAIVYITEIDPICALQACMDGFRVVKLNEVIRQVDVVITCTGNKNVVTREHLDRMKNSCIVCNMGHSNTEIDVTSLRTPELTWERVRSQVDHVIWPDGKRVVLLAEGRLLNLSCSTVPTFVLSITATTQALALIELYNAPEGRYKQDVYLLPKKMDEYVASLHLPSFDAHLTELTDDQAKYLGLNKNGPFKPNYYR, translated from the exons CAAATTCAATTTGCTGATGACATGCAGGAGTTCACCAAGTTCCCTACCAAGACTGGCCGAAGGTCCTTATCTCGTTCCATCTCACAATCCTCGACGGACAGCTATAGTTCAG CTGCATCCTATACAGACAGCTCTGATGATGAGGTTTCCCCTCGAGAGAAGCAACAAACCAACTCCAAGGGCAGCAGCAATTTTTGCGTGAAGAATATCAAACAAGCAGAATTTGGGCGCCGGGAGATTGAGATTGCTGAACAAG ACATGTCTGCTCTGATTTCACTCAGGAAACGTGCTCAGGGGGAGAAGCCCTTGGCTGGTGCTAAAATAGTTGGCTGTACACACATCACGGCCCAGACTGCA GTGTTGATTGAGACACTCTGTGCCCTAGGGGCTCAGTGCCGCTGGTCTGCCTGTAACATCTACTCCACTCAGAATGAGGTTGCAGCTGCATTAGCAGAAGCAG GTGTTGCAGTGTTTGCATGGAAGGGAGAGTCAGAGGATGACTTCTGGTGGTGCATTGACCGCTGTGTGAACATGGATGGTTGGCAAGCCAACATG ATCCTGGATGATGGGGGAGACTTAACTCACTGGGTTTATAAGAAGTACCCAAACGTGTTTAAGAAGATCCGAGGCATTGTGGAGGAGAGCGTGACTGGTGTGCACAG GCTGTACCAGCTCTCCAAAGCTGGCAAGCTCTGTGTTCCAGCCATGAATGTCAATGACTCTGTTACCAAACAGAAGTTTGATAATCTGTACTGCTGCCGAGAGTCCATTTTGGATGG CCTCAAGAGGACCACAGATGTGATGTTTGGAGGGAAGCAAGTGGTGGTGTGTGGGTACGGCGAG GTGGGAAAGGGATGTTGTGCTGCTCTGAAGGCCCTTGGAGCAATAGTCTACATCACAGAGATTGACCCTATCTGTGCTCTTCAGGCCTG TATGGACGGGTTCCGGGTGGTGAAGTTAAATGAAGTCATTCGGCAAGTGGACGTGGTGATAACTTGTACAG gaAATAAAAATGTGGTGACTCGGGAACATTTGGACCGAATGAAGAATAGCTGCATCGTGTGCAACATGGGCCACTCCAATACCGAAATTGATGTA ACAAGCCTCCGGACACCGGAATTGACCTGGGAGCGAGTTCGCTCTCAGGTGGACCATGTCATTTGGCCAGATGGCAAGCGTGTTGTCCTCCTGGCAGAG GGTCGCCTGCTCAACCTGAGCTGTTCAACAGTTCCCACTTTCGTTCTTTCTATCACAGCTACGACCCAG GCCTTGGCTCTGATAGAACTCTACAATGCCCCAGAAGGACGCTACAAACAGGATGTGTACTTGCTGCCCAAGAAGATGG ATGAATATGTGGCCAGTTTGCACCTGCCTTCATTTGATGCCCACCTGACAGAGCTGACAGATGACCAAGCAAAATATCTGGGACTCAACAAAAATGGGCCATTCAAGCCCAATTATTACAGGTAA
- the LOC122753505 gene encoding transcription elongation factor SPT4-A-like, translated as MALETVPKDLRHLGACLLCSLVNTIDQFGYDGCDNCNSYLQMKGNQEMVYDCTSSSFDGIIAMMSPEDTWVSKWQRVSTFKPGVYAVSVTGHLLQGIVRELKS; from the coding sequence ATGGCGTTGGAGACGGTTCCCAAGGATTTGCGGCATCTGGGAGCTTGTCTTCTCTGTTCCTTGGTCAACACTATAGACCAATTTGGGTATGATGGCTGTGATAACTGCAACTCATATCTACAGATGAAAGGTAACCAAGAGATGGTATATGACTGTACAAGTTCTTCTTTTGATGGAATCATTGCAATGATGAGTCCAGAAGACACCTGGGTTTCTAAATGGCAGCGAGTCAGTACCTTCAAGCCTGGAGTTTATGCAGTGTCTGTCACTGGCCACTTGCTTCAAGGAATTGTTCGGGAGCTGAAGAGCTGA
- the AHCYL1 gene encoding S-adenosylhomocysteine hydrolase-like protein 1 isoform X5 — MQEFTKFPTKTGRRSLSRSISQSSTDSYSSAASYTDSSDDEVSPREKQQTNSKGSSNFCVKNIKQAEFGRREIEIAEQGLFYTGRESGNQRDLHDGVRQSMEKQKQVASAEDMSALISLRKRAQGEKPLAGAKIVGCTHITAQTAVLIETLCALGAQCRWSACNIYSTQNEVAAALAEAGVAVFAWKGESEDDFWWCIDRCVNMDGWQANMILDDGGDLTHWVYKKYPNVFKKIRGIVEESVTGVHRLYQLSKAGKLCVPAMNVNDSVTKQKFDNLYCCRESILDGLKRTTDVMFGGKQVVVCGYGEVGKGCCAALKALGAIVYITEIDPICALQACMDGFRVVKLNEVIRQVDVVITCTGNKNVVTREHLDRMKNSCIVCNMGHSNTEIDVTSLRTPELTWERVRSQVDHVIWPDGKRVVLLAEGRLLNLSCSTVPTFVLSITATTQALALIELYNAPEGRYKQDVYLLPKKMDEYVASLHLPSFDAHLTELTDDQAKYLGLNKNGPFKPNYYRY, encoded by the exons ATGCAGGAGTTCACCAAGTTCCCTACCAAGACTGGCCGAAGGTCCTTATCTCGTTCCATCTCACAATCCTCGACGGACAGCTATAGTTCAG CTGCATCCTATACAGACAGCTCTGATGATGAGGTTTCCCCTCGAGAGAAGCAACAAACCAACTCCAAGGGCAGCAGCAATTTTTGCGTGAAGAATATCAAACAAGCAGAATTTGGGCGCCGGGAGATTGAGATTGCTGAACAAG GCCTATTCTATACAGGGAGGGAGTCTGGGAACCAAAGAGACCTCCACGATGGGGTGAGACAGAGCATGGAAAAGCAGAAGCAAGTCGCTTCAGCTGAGG ACATGTCTGCTCTGATTTCACTCAGGAAACGTGCTCAGGGGGAGAAGCCCTTGGCTGGTGCTAAAATAGTTGGCTGTACACACATCACGGCCCAGACTGCA GTGTTGATTGAGACACTCTGTGCCCTAGGGGCTCAGTGCCGCTGGTCTGCCTGTAACATCTACTCCACTCAGAATGAGGTTGCAGCTGCATTAGCAGAAGCAG GTGTTGCAGTGTTTGCATGGAAGGGAGAGTCAGAGGATGACTTCTGGTGGTGCATTGACCGCTGTGTGAACATGGATGGTTGGCAAGCCAACATG ATCCTGGATGATGGGGGAGACTTAACTCACTGGGTTTATAAGAAGTACCCAAACGTGTTTAAGAAGATCCGAGGCATTGTGGAGGAGAGCGTGACTGGTGTGCACAG GCTGTACCAGCTCTCCAAAGCTGGCAAGCTCTGTGTTCCAGCCATGAATGTCAATGACTCTGTTACCAAACAGAAGTTTGATAATCTGTACTGCTGCCGAGAGTCCATTTTGGATGG CCTCAAGAGGACCACAGATGTGATGTTTGGAGGGAAGCAAGTGGTGGTGTGTGGGTACGGCGAG GTGGGAAAGGGATGTTGTGCTGCTCTGAAGGCCCTTGGAGCAATAGTCTACATCACAGAGATTGACCCTATCTGTGCTCTTCAGGCCTG TATGGACGGGTTCCGGGTGGTGAAGTTAAATGAAGTCATTCGGCAAGTGGACGTGGTGATAACTTGTACAG gaAATAAAAATGTGGTGACTCGGGAACATTTGGACCGAATGAAGAATAGCTGCATCGTGTGCAACATGGGCCACTCCAATACCGAAATTGATGTA ACAAGCCTCCGGACACCGGAATTGACCTGGGAGCGAGTTCGCTCTCAGGTGGACCATGTCATTTGGCCAGATGGCAAGCGTGTTGTCCTCCTGGCAGAG GGTCGCCTGCTCAACCTGAGCTGTTCAACAGTTCCCACTTTCGTTCTTTCTATCACAGCTACGACCCAG GCCTTGGCTCTGATAGAACTCTACAATGCCCCAGAAGGACGCTACAAACAGGATGTGTACTTGCTGCCCAAGAAGATGG ATGAATATGTGGCCAGTTTGCACCTGCCTTCATTTGATGCCCACCTGACAGAGCTGACAGATGACCAAGCAAAATATCTGGGACTCAACAAAAATGGGCCATTCAAGCCCAATTATTACAG ATACTGA
- the AHCYL1 gene encoding S-adenosylhomocysteine hydrolase-like protein 1 isoform X3, translating into MSVPDAMPLPVAGVGVGVGEELKQAKEKEDAEKYSFMATVTKAPKKQIQFADDMQEFTKFPTKTGRRSLSRSISQSSTDSYSSAASYTDSSDDEVSPREKQQTNSKGSSNFCVKNIKQAEFGRREIEIAEQDMSALISLRKRAQGEKPLAGAKIVGCTHITAQTAVLIETLCALGAQCRWSACNIYSTQNEVAAALAEAGVAVFAWKGESEDDFWWCIDRCVNMDGWQANMILDDGGDLTHWVYKKYPNVFKKIRGIVEESVTGVHRLYQLSKAGKLCVPAMNVNDSVTKQKFDNLYCCRESILDGLKRTTDVMFGGKQVVVCGYGEVGKGCCAALKALGAIVYITEIDPICALQACMDGFRVVKLNEVIRQVDVVITCTGNKNVVTREHLDRMKNSCIVCNMGHSNTEIDVTSLRTPELTWERVRSQVDHVIWPDGKRVVLLAEGRLLNLSCSTVPTFVLSITATTQALALIELYNAPEGRYKQDVYLLPKKMDEYVASLHLPSFDAHLTELTDDQAKYLGLNKNGPFKPNYYRY; encoded by the exons CAAATTCAATTTGCTGATGACATGCAGGAGTTCACCAAGTTCCCTACCAAGACTGGCCGAAGGTCCTTATCTCGTTCCATCTCACAATCCTCGACGGACAGCTATAGTTCAG CTGCATCCTATACAGACAGCTCTGATGATGAGGTTTCCCCTCGAGAGAAGCAACAAACCAACTCCAAGGGCAGCAGCAATTTTTGCGTGAAGAATATCAAACAAGCAGAATTTGGGCGCCGGGAGATTGAGATTGCTGAACAAG ACATGTCTGCTCTGATTTCACTCAGGAAACGTGCTCAGGGGGAGAAGCCCTTGGCTGGTGCTAAAATAGTTGGCTGTACACACATCACGGCCCAGACTGCA GTGTTGATTGAGACACTCTGTGCCCTAGGGGCTCAGTGCCGCTGGTCTGCCTGTAACATCTACTCCACTCAGAATGAGGTTGCAGCTGCATTAGCAGAAGCAG GTGTTGCAGTGTTTGCATGGAAGGGAGAGTCAGAGGATGACTTCTGGTGGTGCATTGACCGCTGTGTGAACATGGATGGTTGGCAAGCCAACATG ATCCTGGATGATGGGGGAGACTTAACTCACTGGGTTTATAAGAAGTACCCAAACGTGTTTAAGAAGATCCGAGGCATTGTGGAGGAGAGCGTGACTGGTGTGCACAG GCTGTACCAGCTCTCCAAAGCTGGCAAGCTCTGTGTTCCAGCCATGAATGTCAATGACTCTGTTACCAAACAGAAGTTTGATAATCTGTACTGCTGCCGAGAGTCCATTTTGGATGG CCTCAAGAGGACCACAGATGTGATGTTTGGAGGGAAGCAAGTGGTGGTGTGTGGGTACGGCGAG GTGGGAAAGGGATGTTGTGCTGCTCTGAAGGCCCTTGGAGCAATAGTCTACATCACAGAGATTGACCCTATCTGTGCTCTTCAGGCCTG TATGGACGGGTTCCGGGTGGTGAAGTTAAATGAAGTCATTCGGCAAGTGGACGTGGTGATAACTTGTACAG gaAATAAAAATGTGGTGACTCGGGAACATTTGGACCGAATGAAGAATAGCTGCATCGTGTGCAACATGGGCCACTCCAATACCGAAATTGATGTA ACAAGCCTCCGGACACCGGAATTGACCTGGGAGCGAGTTCGCTCTCAGGTGGACCATGTCATTTGGCCAGATGGCAAGCGTGTTGTCCTCCTGGCAGAG GGTCGCCTGCTCAACCTGAGCTGTTCAACAGTTCCCACTTTCGTTCTTTCTATCACAGCTACGACCCAG GCCTTGGCTCTGATAGAACTCTACAATGCCCCAGAAGGACGCTACAAACAGGATGTGTACTTGCTGCCCAAGAAGATGG ATGAATATGTGGCCAGTTTGCACCTGCCTTCATTTGATGCCCACCTGACAGAGCTGACAGATGACCAAGCAAAATATCTGGGACTCAACAAAAATGGGCCATTCAAGCCCAATTATTACAG ATACTGA